Proteins encoded by one window of Culicoides brevitarsis isolate CSIRO-B50_1 chromosome 2, AGI_CSIRO_Cbre_v1, whole genome shotgun sequence:
- the LOC134832581 gene encoding la-related protein Larp4B-like isoform X2: MDTTGYVYMNGDISKTTAVANTAIYTTNQIDTTSGGIMGAPVGAVAIVPLQTTTNPVAPPQSTEYALVNGTSVVATEMQPTTVVGEYYSASDQQSNAVSGETTAGSSNTAGNASATSAGQVNENGIPLDQLKQMLSAQLEYYFSRENLANDTYLLTQMDNDQYVPIWTVANFNQVKKLTKDINLITEVLRESPNVQVDEEGLKVRPNHKRCIVILREIPDNTPVDDVKALFQGDNCPAFISCEFAGNNNWYVTFENDDDAQKAYKYLREEVKEFQGKQIMVRIKAKPLPRLPMASGVSGAQMKNGYRQTPPPQQPTATAQIFDPTAAAAAAAAYQQRIFLTNTAIQPAGAVPATTTFGQQVQFFPFQQPIYPGFIQQWAQPAAPTAQAQQASQHLYDLNIFPANGLAPQVYTGPVKQQNPRYSGHRSGGGGGNNGGVRSKRNNNADHRGSSSANTNETTTSTVHHQNQSSRQTQSFYHPQITQNHLASTALATHIPQQQQQQPQSQQQQGGMPKSNSYTSKSTGDSHYSSNKSNYHKNDDRSSSTSSVPQQQQQHYNATYSYSQQQPSHHYYHPQGTQYEVHEVASNKNNGNQGQQQEHDDAATQPYAGRQTTKNENWVSRPKGRRRRDDIENPRGSYNYGQTGGGGAGNNSNNSVSGGGSNVNNNYNHSNNQKLNNTAASLNSNTSTNTTYNARERGNRNSSDHHHSGGGHYHHHYHEGGRGHHSGGHHASSHGHGNAGDAEKSSSNNSYNSNSTHTSSSGHNNQSGNGASSRGAANDANQSNAAATAKETSNPRTTQFDLKTAAFPPLPGSADTPTTNAANSGATTANSGNKENAGKNKAAANQQSEQVPEVSVQTPGWGGEGRLADLVKGTISKQQLNVTTTTTAAAAVAAATGNKAKTDHPRSHSSSPDCAANAVVTVSAATGSSAASSVTSQSNNAELNSQNAGAQTSATSPSTVKKAPSDESSSSSSTATATQVTHEAKNNQTTTPTANNNTSVLSKVNNSNSNNPPVIKCTTTTTSTITATADKSTKTDESLLMNGMEALNVSGAVSQTSASTVAAVVAAKSTETSGKNSVIPPPTTTNAATMTTSDAATQATCQQSAVVTASSVKSVATASTMTVPVSKTSVAASPTPAVASATTSKVAPAAKQVSSTSASVAASSNSASTSTSSTSKSSSVPINANDVHAFPLPQPAAGSNLASSISESSNEPVITQNPPVGKLSYAQAAQLLREGNKEAALVAAATASVANVNEKVPQETTVVPTKDTKQQKKEGNPETGNRERKDSFREVRSGNSNKGNRERRDSNNKQQQQQNTSEPNAAAKDTTKGGRRTNNNQQNVNHATSHHQQGPRSPK, encoded by the exons ATGGATACTACTG GTTACGTATATATGAATGGCGATATAAGCAAGACAACGGCTGTTGCGAACACAGCAATTTACACAACTAATCAAATTGATACAACGTCAGGCGGAATTATGGGTGCTCCGGTGGGAGCAGTTGCAATTGTCCCGTTACAGACAACGACAAATCCCGTAGCGCCGCCACAGAGCACCGAATATGCATTAGTGAATGGCACGAGTGTCGTCGCCACCGAAATGCAGCCGACAACGGTTGTCGGGGAATATTACAGTGCCAGTGATCAGCAGAGTAACGCGGTATCGGGAGAGACAACGGCTGGTTCGTCCAATACCGCGGGAAATGCATCCGCCACATCTGCCGGACAAGTCAATGAAAACGGAATTCCTTTGGATCAATTGAAACAAATGTTATCAGCACAattagaatattatttttcacg ggAAAATTTAGCGAACGACACATATTTATTAACACAAATGGACAATGACCAATATGTACCAATCTGGACAGTAGCTAATTTTAATCAGGTTAAGAAACTGACAAAAGACATAAATCTTATCACGGAAGTACTTCGGGAGTCGCCAAACGTCCAAGTCGACGAGGAAGGATTAAAAGTGCGACCGAATCATAAGCGCTGCATTGTGATATTGCGCGAAATACCGGACAACACGCCCGTCGACGATGTCAAGGCGTTGTTCCAGGGCGACAATTGCCCGGCATTTATTTCGTGCGAATTTGCGGGGAACAATAACTGGTACGTCACCTTCGAGAATGACGACGACGCGCAAAAGGCGTACAAGTACTTGCGCGAAGAGGTGAAGGAATTTCAGGGCAAACAAATTATGGTTCGTATCAAGGCAAAACCCTTGCCAAGGCTTCCAATGGCATCGGGCGTCTCCGGTGCCCAGATGAAAAATGGTTATCGTCAAACGCCGCCGCCGCAACAACCGACAGCTACTGCCCAAATTTTCGATCCAACAGCTGCAGCGGCAGCAGCTGCGGCCTACCAACAGCGAATCTTCTTGACAAATACAGCAATTCAGCCAGCAGGTGCCGTGCCAGCGACAACTACTTTCGGACAAcaagtgcaatttttt cCATTCCAACAGCCTATTTATCCAGGATTCATTCAGCAATGGGCGCAGCCAGCGGCTCCAACTGCTCAAGCACAACAAGCAAGTCAACACTTGTACGACTTGAACATCTTTCCAGCCAACGGTTTGGCGCCCCAAGTCTATACTGGACCAGTGAAGCAGCAAAATCCTCGCTATTCTGGCCATCGCTCGGGTGGCGGCGGCGGCAACAATGGCGGCGTTCGTTCCAAACGGAACAACAATGCGGATCATCGTGGATCATCAAGTGCCAACACAAACGAGACGACAACATCGACGGTCCATCATCAGAACCAATCCTCACGTCAAACGCAGTCTTTCTACCACCCGCAAATCACGCAAAATCATCTGGCCTCAACCGCTCTGGCGACCCACATAccacagcagcaacaacaacaaccgcaATCCCAGCAACAACAAGGAGGCATGCCAAAATCGAATTCTTACACGAGCAAGTCGACGGGCGACTCGCACTACTCATCCAACAAGTCCAACTATCACAAAAACGACGATCGTTCATCCTCAACTTCCAGTGTgccacagcaacaacaacaacactacAACGCTACGTATTCATACTCGCAACAACAACCATCGCATCACTACTACCATCCTCAAGGCACGCAATACGAGGTGCACGAGGTGGCtagcaacaaaaacaacgGAAATCAGGGCCAACAACAGGAGCACGACGATGCCGCTACTCAGCCATACGCGGGTCGTCAAACGACCAAGAACGAGAATTGGGTGTCGCGACCAAAGGGACGTCGAAGACGAGATGACATCGAGAATCCTCGTGGCTCCTACAATTACGGGCAAACCGGCGGCGGCGGTGCGGGAAACAATAGCAATAACAGCGTCAGTGGTGGTGGTTCGAACGTCAACAACAATTACAATCACTCTAATAATCAAAAACTGAACAACACAGCAGCTAGTCTTAATAGTAACACATCCACGAATACCACGTACAATGCACGCGAACGTGGCAACCGCAACTCATCCGATCATCATCATTCGGGCGGCggtcattatcatcatcactATCACGAAGGGGGTCGTGGGCATCATAGCGGCGGGCATCACGCCTCGTCTCACGGACATGGAAACGCTGGCGATGCCGAAAAATCCTCGTCGAACAACTCTTACAACAGTAATTCAACGCACACATCGTCGTCGGGCCACAACAATCAGTCGGGCAATGGCGCCTCGTCACGTGGTGCTGCAAATGACGCCAATCAATCGAATGCCGCGGCAACCGCCAAAGAGACCTCGAACCCACGCACGACGCAATTCGACTTGAAAACAGCCGCCTTCCCTCCGTTGCCGGGATCCGCAGATACTCCGACGACAAATGCCGCTAATTCGGGTGCCACAACTGCCAATAGCGGCAACAAGGAGAATGCGGGCAAGAACAAAGCGGCGGCAAATCAGCAAAGTGAGCAAGTTCCTGAGGTTTCCGTACAAACGCCAGGCTGGGGTGGCGAAGGACGTCTTGCTGACTTGGTTAAGGGAACAATCTCGAAACAGCAGTTGAATgttacaacgacgacgacggcggcAGCAGCCGTAGCAGCAGCGACAGGTAACAAAGCAAAGACTGATCATCCGCGTTCACATTCGTCGTCACCAGACTGTGCCGCAAACGCCGTTGTCACAGTTTCAGCTGCAACGGGCTCATCTGCCGCGTCTTCAGTAACTAGCCAAAGTAATAATGCCGAGCTTAATAGTCAAAATGCAG gtGCACAAACATCTGCCACATCGCCTTCTACAGTGAAGAAAGCACCTTCTGATGAGTCCTCGTCATCTTCTTCCACAGCGACGGCCACCCAAGTAACCCACGaagcgaaaaataatcaaactaCAACTCCAACtgctaataataatactaGTGTTCTaagtaaagtaaataataGTAATAGTAACAATCCTCCTGTGATAAaatgtacaacaacaacaacatcaacaaTAACGGCCACGGCTGACAAATCAACAAAGACTGACGAGTCGCTATTGATGAACGGAATGGAGGCATTAAATGTCTCGGGTGCTGTGTCTCAGACCTCCGCGAGCACcgttgctgctgttgttgctgcaaAATCCACTGAAACTAGCGGTAAAAATAGTGTGATACCACCACCAACGACGACAAATGCTGCCACAATGACGACTTCGGATGCCGCAACGCAGGCCACGTGCCAACAATCCGCCGTCGTTACAGCGAGCAGCGTCAAAAGTGTCGCGACAGCCTCCACAATGACGGTTCCTGTATCGAAAACGAGTGTCGCGGCATCTCCGACACCCGCCGTAGCATCGGCAACGACGTCAAAAGTTGCGCCCGCAGCAAAGCAAGTCTCAAGTACTTCGGCAAGTGTTGCTGCCTCCTCAAATTCAGCCTCTACTTCAACTTCGTCTACTTCTAAGTCATCGTCTGTGCCAATTAATGCAAATGATGTGCATGCATTTCCATTGCCTCAACCAGCTGCTGGCAGTAATTTAGCATCTAGCATTTCGGAGAGCAGCAACGAGCCCGTTATCACTCAAAATCCGCCGGTTGGGAAGCTGAGTTATGCTCAAGCAGCACAATTATTGCGCGAAGGCAACAAGGAAGCGGCTCTCGTTGCTGCCGCAACTGCCTCCGTCGCAAATGTGAATGAAAAGGTGCCACAAGAAACGACCGTTGTTCCTACGAAAGACACGAAGCAACAAAAGAAGGAAGGAAATCCCGAAACTGGAAACCGCGAAAGAAAAG ATAGTTTTCGTGAAGTCCGTTCCGGTAACTCGAACAAAGGTAATCGCGAACGCCGtgacagcaacaacaaacaacaacaacaacaaaacacatCCGAACCAAATGCCGCAGCAAAAGACACAACAAAGGGCGGTCGTCGCACGAACAACAATCAACAAAACGTGAATCACGCCACGTCTCATCATCAGCAAGGACCCCGTAGCCCAAAATGA
- the LOC134832581 gene encoding la-related protein Larp4B-like isoform X1 translates to MKVSVQQMPLKKLKAVPDKPVLENGTYICSAFNSRCFIIQKVTPTPIFGLATSTASVVQPNNAEIQAATPATITTVAPVTSNGYVYMNGDISKTTAVANTAIYTTNQIDTTSGGIMGAPVGAVAIVPLQTTTNPVAPPQSTEYALVNGTSVVATEMQPTTVVGEYYSASDQQSNAVSGETTAGSSNTAGNASATSAGQVNENGIPLDQLKQMLSAQLEYYFSRENLANDTYLLTQMDNDQYVPIWTVANFNQVKKLTKDINLITEVLRESPNVQVDEEGLKVRPNHKRCIVILREIPDNTPVDDVKALFQGDNCPAFISCEFAGNNNWYVTFENDDDAQKAYKYLREEVKEFQGKQIMVRIKAKPLPRLPMASGVSGAQMKNGYRQTPPPQQPTATAQIFDPTAAAAAAAAYQQRIFLTNTAIQPAGAVPATTTFGQQVQFFPFQQPIYPGFIQQWAQPAAPTAQAQQASQHLYDLNIFPANGLAPQVYTGPVKQQNPRYSGHRSGGGGGNNGGVRSKRNNNADHRGSSSANTNETTTSTVHHQNQSSRQTQSFYHPQITQNHLASTALATHIPQQQQQQPQSQQQQGGMPKSNSYTSKSTGDSHYSSNKSNYHKNDDRSSSTSSVPQQQQQHYNATYSYSQQQPSHHYYHPQGTQYEVHEVASNKNNGNQGQQQEHDDAATQPYAGRQTTKNENWVSRPKGRRRRDDIENPRGSYNYGQTGGGGAGNNSNNSVSGGGSNVNNNYNHSNNQKLNNTAASLNSNTSTNTTYNARERGNRNSSDHHHSGGGHYHHHYHEGGRGHHSGGHHASSHGHGNAGDAEKSSSNNSYNSNSTHTSSSGHNNQSGNGASSRGAANDANQSNAAATAKETSNPRTTQFDLKTAAFPPLPGSADTPTTNAANSGATTANSGNKENAGKNKAAANQQSEQVPEVSVQTPGWGGEGRLADLVKGTISKQQLNVTTTTTAAAAVAAATGNKAKTDHPRSHSSSPDCAANAVVTVSAATGSSAASSVTSQSNNAELNSQNAGAQTSATSPSTVKKAPSDESSSSSSTATATQVTHEAKNNQTTTPTANNNTSVLSKVNNSNSNNPPVIKCTTTTTSTITATADKSTKTDESLLMNGMEALNVSGAVSQTSASTVAAVVAAKSTETSGKNSVIPPPTTTNAATMTTSDAATQATCQQSAVVTASSVKSVATASTMTVPVSKTSVAASPTPAVASATTSKVAPAAKQVSSTSASVAASSNSASTSTSSTSKSSSVPINANDVHAFPLPQPAAGSNLASSISESSNEPVITQNPPVGKLSYAQAAQLLREGNKEAALVAAATASVANVNEKVPQETTVVPTKDTKQQKKEGNPETGNRERKDSFREVRSGNSNKGNRERRDSNNKQQQQQNTSEPNAAAKDTTKGGRRTNNNQQNVNHATSHHQQGPRSPK, encoded by the exons ATGAAAGTGTCGGTCCAACAAATGCCActcaaaaagttgaaagccGTTCCCGACAAGCCCGTACTCGAAAATGGCACTTATATTTGCAGCGCATTCAATTCCAGGTGTTTCATCATACAAAAG GTAACTCCAACACCAATATTTGGATTAGCCACAAGTACGGCGAGTGTGGTGCAGCCAAATAATGCAGAAATACAGGCAGCAACGCCAGCAACAATCACAACAGTTGCACCAGTTACGAGTAATG GTTACGTATATATGAATGGCGATATAAGCAAGACAACGGCTGTTGCGAACACAGCAATTTACACAACTAATCAAATTGATACAACGTCAGGCGGAATTATGGGTGCTCCGGTGGGAGCAGTTGCAATTGTCCCGTTACAGACAACGACAAATCCCGTAGCGCCGCCACAGAGCACCGAATATGCATTAGTGAATGGCACGAGTGTCGTCGCCACCGAAATGCAGCCGACAACGGTTGTCGGGGAATATTACAGTGCCAGTGATCAGCAGAGTAACGCGGTATCGGGAGAGACAACGGCTGGTTCGTCCAATACCGCGGGAAATGCATCCGCCACATCTGCCGGACAAGTCAATGAAAACGGAATTCCTTTGGATCAATTGAAACAAATGTTATCAGCACAattagaatattatttttcacg ggAAAATTTAGCGAACGACACATATTTATTAACACAAATGGACAATGACCAATATGTACCAATCTGGACAGTAGCTAATTTTAATCAGGTTAAGAAACTGACAAAAGACATAAATCTTATCACGGAAGTACTTCGGGAGTCGCCAAACGTCCAAGTCGACGAGGAAGGATTAAAAGTGCGACCGAATCATAAGCGCTGCATTGTGATATTGCGCGAAATACCGGACAACACGCCCGTCGACGATGTCAAGGCGTTGTTCCAGGGCGACAATTGCCCGGCATTTATTTCGTGCGAATTTGCGGGGAACAATAACTGGTACGTCACCTTCGAGAATGACGACGACGCGCAAAAGGCGTACAAGTACTTGCGCGAAGAGGTGAAGGAATTTCAGGGCAAACAAATTATGGTTCGTATCAAGGCAAAACCCTTGCCAAGGCTTCCAATGGCATCGGGCGTCTCCGGTGCCCAGATGAAAAATGGTTATCGTCAAACGCCGCCGCCGCAACAACCGACAGCTACTGCCCAAATTTTCGATCCAACAGCTGCAGCGGCAGCAGCTGCGGCCTACCAACAGCGAATCTTCTTGACAAATACAGCAATTCAGCCAGCAGGTGCCGTGCCAGCGACAACTACTTTCGGACAAcaagtgcaatttttt cCATTCCAACAGCCTATTTATCCAGGATTCATTCAGCAATGGGCGCAGCCAGCGGCTCCAACTGCTCAAGCACAACAAGCAAGTCAACACTTGTACGACTTGAACATCTTTCCAGCCAACGGTTTGGCGCCCCAAGTCTATACTGGACCAGTGAAGCAGCAAAATCCTCGCTATTCTGGCCATCGCTCGGGTGGCGGCGGCGGCAACAATGGCGGCGTTCGTTCCAAACGGAACAACAATGCGGATCATCGTGGATCATCAAGTGCCAACACAAACGAGACGACAACATCGACGGTCCATCATCAGAACCAATCCTCACGTCAAACGCAGTCTTTCTACCACCCGCAAATCACGCAAAATCATCTGGCCTCAACCGCTCTGGCGACCCACATAccacagcagcaacaacaacaaccgcaATCCCAGCAACAACAAGGAGGCATGCCAAAATCGAATTCTTACACGAGCAAGTCGACGGGCGACTCGCACTACTCATCCAACAAGTCCAACTATCACAAAAACGACGATCGTTCATCCTCAACTTCCAGTGTgccacagcaacaacaacaacactacAACGCTACGTATTCATACTCGCAACAACAACCATCGCATCACTACTACCATCCTCAAGGCACGCAATACGAGGTGCACGAGGTGGCtagcaacaaaaacaacgGAAATCAGGGCCAACAACAGGAGCACGACGATGCCGCTACTCAGCCATACGCGGGTCGTCAAACGACCAAGAACGAGAATTGGGTGTCGCGACCAAAGGGACGTCGAAGACGAGATGACATCGAGAATCCTCGTGGCTCCTACAATTACGGGCAAACCGGCGGCGGCGGTGCGGGAAACAATAGCAATAACAGCGTCAGTGGTGGTGGTTCGAACGTCAACAACAATTACAATCACTCTAATAATCAAAAACTGAACAACACAGCAGCTAGTCTTAATAGTAACACATCCACGAATACCACGTACAATGCACGCGAACGTGGCAACCGCAACTCATCCGATCATCATCATTCGGGCGGCggtcattatcatcatcactATCACGAAGGGGGTCGTGGGCATCATAGCGGCGGGCATCACGCCTCGTCTCACGGACATGGAAACGCTGGCGATGCCGAAAAATCCTCGTCGAACAACTCTTACAACAGTAATTCAACGCACACATCGTCGTCGGGCCACAACAATCAGTCGGGCAATGGCGCCTCGTCACGTGGTGCTGCAAATGACGCCAATCAATCGAATGCCGCGGCAACCGCCAAAGAGACCTCGAACCCACGCACGACGCAATTCGACTTGAAAACAGCCGCCTTCCCTCCGTTGCCGGGATCCGCAGATACTCCGACGACAAATGCCGCTAATTCGGGTGCCACAACTGCCAATAGCGGCAACAAGGAGAATGCGGGCAAGAACAAAGCGGCGGCAAATCAGCAAAGTGAGCAAGTTCCTGAGGTTTCCGTACAAACGCCAGGCTGGGGTGGCGAAGGACGTCTTGCTGACTTGGTTAAGGGAACAATCTCGAAACAGCAGTTGAATgttacaacgacgacgacggcggcAGCAGCCGTAGCAGCAGCGACAGGTAACAAAGCAAAGACTGATCATCCGCGTTCACATTCGTCGTCACCAGACTGTGCCGCAAACGCCGTTGTCACAGTTTCAGCTGCAACGGGCTCATCTGCCGCGTCTTCAGTAACTAGCCAAAGTAATAATGCCGAGCTTAATAGTCAAAATGCAG gtGCACAAACATCTGCCACATCGCCTTCTACAGTGAAGAAAGCACCTTCTGATGAGTCCTCGTCATCTTCTTCCACAGCGACGGCCACCCAAGTAACCCACGaagcgaaaaataatcaaactaCAACTCCAACtgctaataataatactaGTGTTCTaagtaaagtaaataataGTAATAGTAACAATCCTCCTGTGATAAaatgtacaacaacaacaacatcaacaaTAACGGCCACGGCTGACAAATCAACAAAGACTGACGAGTCGCTATTGATGAACGGAATGGAGGCATTAAATGTCTCGGGTGCTGTGTCTCAGACCTCCGCGAGCACcgttgctgctgttgttgctgcaaAATCCACTGAAACTAGCGGTAAAAATAGTGTGATACCACCACCAACGACGACAAATGCTGCCACAATGACGACTTCGGATGCCGCAACGCAGGCCACGTGCCAACAATCCGCCGTCGTTACAGCGAGCAGCGTCAAAAGTGTCGCGACAGCCTCCACAATGACGGTTCCTGTATCGAAAACGAGTGTCGCGGCATCTCCGACACCCGCCGTAGCATCGGCAACGACGTCAAAAGTTGCGCCCGCAGCAAAGCAAGTCTCAAGTACTTCGGCAAGTGTTGCTGCCTCCTCAAATTCAGCCTCTACTTCAACTTCGTCTACTTCTAAGTCATCGTCTGTGCCAATTAATGCAAATGATGTGCATGCATTTCCATTGCCTCAACCAGCTGCTGGCAGTAATTTAGCATCTAGCATTTCGGAGAGCAGCAACGAGCCCGTTATCACTCAAAATCCGCCGGTTGGGAAGCTGAGTTATGCTCAAGCAGCACAATTATTGCGCGAAGGCAACAAGGAAGCGGCTCTCGTTGCTGCCGCAACTGCCTCCGTCGCAAATGTGAATGAAAAGGTGCCACAAGAAACGACCGTTGTTCCTACGAAAGACACGAAGCAACAAAAGAAGGAAGGAAATCCCGAAACTGGAAACCGCGAAAGAAAAG ATAGTTTTCGTGAAGTCCGTTCCGGTAACTCGAACAAAGGTAATCGCGAACGCCGtgacagcaacaacaaacaacaacaacaacaaaacacatCCGAACCAAATGCCGCAGCAAAAGACACAACAAAGGGCGGTCGTCGCACGAACAACAATCAACAAAACGTGAATCACGCCACGTCTCATCATCAGCAAGGACCCCGTAGCCCAAAATGA